ATTCAGGACATCAGAATTCAAGCATGAACTCTGTGCCACCATTTTCAATCACTCCACTTACCAACATAGAATTGAGTATACATACAAGCTAGTTATGTGTATCAATAGGGAAATTGCTACCTTCAAATTGATATCAAAATGTTAACCTAAGATGATCACTCAATTCCACTGTTATTTTGTTTTCAATGAAGCAAATGCTAACCCCAAAACTTCAATGATTCCCAAAAAATTAATCACATGAGATTGCATTTGCCTGCATGTTAACTTCTGTAATAGaactatgtaaggaaagacaaGCAGGCAACTCTATGTGTCTCCGGTAGTGCCTTCTAGGTTTCCAAGTAGCATATCTTGTTAAATCAAGCATTCAAAAACTTCTCTAGCACAGTTGTTTCAATTGTCATTTTGGGAGTTTTGAATGTAAATGCACACACACAAGAGcatattataatatttcatGTAAAAAATTGGCCCAATACATAATTCTGAACGGGAACTTTACCAGAAAATATCCCTGTATTTTGATTCAACCCTATTAACTAGACTAGGTTTGTAAAAAAACATGCAGTCTTCAAGCTAATGTCATCAGAGTTCATCACGAAATATGGTTATTAGTCGagtgaagagaaaaaaaaaattataatgttcATTTAAAGTAGATTTTacatttaagaattaaaaaaaatcccaTGTAACCCATCAAcaacttttttttctctctatttAATTTGAACTTAACTCTCTCTCTTTAAACAACCATCTCATTTAAATAGTTGTTGAAGTAGAAAATACAGTTATTAAGTCTTTATTATCCTAACTTACTATAGCCACTGAATTTGTTTCCCTAAACTCCTTAAAATATTTTGTTAGGAAGTTATTTAAATAAGCAAAGCATCCAGCACCAAATGAAATAAGTGGAGATTACTTTGGTTTAATACTGTGGTGATAACAAATATGAGGCCTTCCTGGAAACAAAATGATAAGATTTTTTGGATATTGAACTATGGGTAACAGTATCTACATTTTCTGACTTGTATATCATGTTTCatattttaagtaaattttttattttttattttgtgttcTCATGATGGTAAAAGTCTCATACAAACAACAGCCTCTGGATTTAATAGTTCCGAATTATGCTTTAATCCAGGAAAATACGGTTTAACTACACTAGCAAAATTACAAGGATATGGGAAGTTTCCTATCAACTATCGCTCCATATTAGATACcagaatcaaattaaaaagagTCCGTGAGACAATCAGCAACGTGAAACTGAACTTATAATTAACCATTTCCCCACAGTACTACACCCCATGTAAAGGACAACACCACAGTAAACATTACCTGTTGAAGCAAAGCGATCCTCTGGTTTGTGGCAGGCATAACCACGGCGCAAAATGGATATTTGGAAGCCTTCAAGCTATTGCTCATCTTAAATCCTTCACTAGCTCGGATGCTTCCTCCCCATGCCACGAAATTCTCATTCACAAACTCGGTAAAAACCTCCGAACAAAGAGTCCTCTCGCAAAACAGAGGCGTGTCCGGATGATCGGGAGAATGCAAGTACACAAACAACAATCTATAGGCGTTTCTCGACCACTGCAACGCATCCATGAACCCTTCAGTAACAAAATTCGGCCTTCTAGAACCATACTCCCTTTCAAACATAGACAAAAAGTCCATTGCCTCTCTCGCCGCTGCCGACACCGAAACTAATTGGGTAGAAGACTCCCCATTCCGACCCGCACTTGGTCCCAGCCCGATCATCCCGAGCGAATAAGACAAAATACCACCAGCAACCCATAAACCAAGACCAACGGCTCCAGAAACTAACCCTAGACTGCCTGAAATCACAGAAAATGGTAACGTAATCAGTTTCCAGGCTAAACCGGGGGCAGCAGCGGCCACACCTCCGGCACCAGAATCAGAGCGGTCATAGAGATCACGAGAGGCTGAACTCGACGATTCCGCGGCGGAACTTCCAACATCGGTGGTAGCAGCTGTAGTGGTGGAGACAGCGTTATTATCAGCATCATTATTGGTGTTAGTGGAGGCAAAATAGGAGATCGCGAGTTCCAAGTCCCAACCATGAGCTTGGAGAATCTCTGTGCACAAATCGGGATCTTCAAGGCCCGTGATCGCTTGAAAATACGCCAATTTATCTGCTACATCAACCATTATATCGCAGAATTCTTAGGATTTATTGGATTCGAAGCAGAGAACAAAGATAGTTCTCTCTTCCTTATTGTTTATCCGGCAGGACTGGAGTGTGCTTAGAAATGGGGACTTTTGAGGGGTTTATGATTATCGACAGAGCGAAGGTTGATGAAGCTTCATGTAGTTTTGGGACGGGATTCCAGAAATGGGCGCGGTTGCTTCTTGAAATTACGGGAGTGCCATCGTCCTTTATCATTGAAAATTTTCGGATTAGTCGATTATGCCGTCTGTCGATTCCGTTGATAATTTTGTTCTGGAAAAGAGACGATTACGTAACTGTCCACGGGAGCTAGGATGCAACGGATCGGATATTTTTCCGAAACCGACCGAACCCTAATAGAACAGATTTAGTTAattataatcgggtttgggacgggtttgaattttaaaaataatacccatTGCGAGTTCAAATCGGATTCGAGTTTTATATACAAGGTACCCACTATCCGaatccgtttatataaataattaatttaatataaaaaatatattttataataatatttataaattttttttatatatttttatttaaaaatttaaatttaaatattctttagaaatattagattttttaaatgaaaattattaaagaaaaatattttttatataaattattaattaaaatatataagattaaacgggtttgggttttattcggataataataatcgggtttggaaTGGATtcggataatttaaattaatttttaatcgggttcggaacgggtttgaatattactaatataaatcgaaTTCGGATTTgggtagtttaattttcgcggataccctacccgtttacatctcTAACGGGAGCAGACGTTGATTCTCAAAACGGCATGGCGTTTTATTATGCAATATCTCCCGTTTCTGAGTACATTGCTATTGATCATAATTTCTCCCAATATGCAAAATCATTTGCTTGATCCAGCACTTTTGTGATATGGAGAAGCAagaaataaagataataaaaataaatatgcaaaagTTAGTTTAATGGTTGCCAATAAATAGTGATATGAGCATAAAAATGACAAAGCTTTTCAATAACAATTTGtgcattaaatttttaatattatttgaaaaattaaattattttagataaatCCAAAGCATTCGGATGAGAATTGCATTTAGaaagaattaaatatttgaattgcatttaggaaaaattaaaataaatatataaagataATTATGGATAAAATGCATCAAAATCACTTGTATTAGTTAATAGCCAGAATCTCTATTTTCTTATACTAGTACATATTTTCtattagaaatttttattataaataattttattttgtatttatactatattatatatatggaAAGATGGAAAGGGGAGAGGAAATAATTAGAATACTTAAAATGTcccataattaattttttaattaccatttgtttttttttgttttaattgataaaaattattattaattaaaaaatctttaattgGATTGATTAGTTggattaatgtaatacccggctagaagtcggcaccggaattcctgtcgtctagtggaatccggggtgttggactTCTATAGGAAGGTAGGCATTAAGGTTTTCAAAGGTTAAATGATTTGTGATTGAAGAGCAAAGtctatggggacttttgccaagttcggccgccgaaggtaagttcggccgccgaaagtgcccaatgctcggcttccgaaggtcagattcggcccccgaatgttgcatgagtttgcatgcgatttggctgccgaagctgagttggccagccagctcttgtgccttccttagtcagcattttggacaggtgttagttCCACACCCTGTCCAGAAGTTTGGCTACGTCTCCCATATGTTACAGCTCCTGCAGAATTGCTTTATTTTGTTAGTTTTCAAAAAAATGTTgaaggtttgaagcaaaaagcttaggtttgagAGTTTATGACTTTGAAGAGGAGTTGAGCCATTTCTCTGTGTttagatcgttcatcttcttgtttacatgaggtaagtgaagatcttgaacatattgttatgttttacagaggttttgtggaagtttgggtagagatgcatgcttaggtgaaaAAGGGTGTTTTTGATGGTGTGTGCATGTAAACAGGATTCTGTGATatctttgatgtgtttgttggggtatttaggtagttttagacccctttgtcaTATACATgagagtatatgtgtgttgaggagttgaggtatgcatgtggtgagagcttgaagggatggaggagcttgtttgccgtcggggctgagttctggatgaactcaggttcggcagccgaaggt
The Manihot esculenta cultivar AM560-2 chromosome 1, M.esculenta_v8, whole genome shotgun sequence genome window above contains:
- the LOC110607487 gene encoding plant UBX domain-containing protein 10, producing the protein MVDVADKLAYFQAITGLEDPDLCTEILQAHGWDLELAISYFASTNTNNDADNNAVSTTTAATTDVGSSAAESSSSASRDLYDRSDSGAGGVAAAAPGLAWKLITLPFSVISGSLGLVSGAVGLGLWVAGGILSYSLGMIGLGPSAGRNGESSTQLVSVSAAAREAMDFLSMFEREYGSRRPNFVTEGFMDALQWSRNAYRLLFVYLHSPDHPDTPLFCERTLCSEVFTEFVNENFVAWGGSIRASEGFKMSNSLKASKYPFCAVVMPATNQRIALLQQVEGPKTPEEMLMILQRVLEESAPVLVAARLESEERRNNMRLREEQDAAYRAALEADQARERQRKEEQERLEREAAEAERKRKEEEEAQERAALEAAEREAALARVREEKSLSLGAEPEKGPDVTQVLVRFPNGERKERRFHSTATIQSIYDYVDSLGLLDVETYSLVSNFPRVVYGSEKLGLSLKEAGMHPQASLFMELN